GGCCGACGCGGTCGCCGAGGTCGACGCCGAGGGCTACGAGACATACGGCGACTACAACCGGACCGCCATCGACCACCCCTTCGACCTGGGCTTTCTGAACTACCCGCGACTCCCGACGGACGGCTCGCCCGCGACGGTGCGCAACTTCCGCAAGGAGTCGGCCGTCGGCAGCAGCTTCCGCCTGCTCGCCCGCTTCGACGGCGAGCCCTCGTTGGGGATGATCCCGGGCGGCAACGACGGCGAGTACTTCTCCGACCACTACAGCGATCTCCTGGAAGCGTGGGCCGACGGCGAGTATCGCCCGCTGGTGGCGACGGTCGACGGCGACCCCGAGATTCGGTTCGACCCCGACGACTCGACCGGCGCCGACGGAGGTGCGAACGATGAGTGAGTCGCTGGAGGACGTGTACGGCTCCGAGCCCGACGATTCCTCGGCCGGGGTCCGCGCCCGGCTGCACGACGCGCAGACGAGCCCGCGCGAGCGGTGGATCCTGACCCTCGCGGCGACCGCGCTCGGCCTCGCGCTCGCGACCGCTCACTGGAGTGGGCTCCTCGCGGGCGGCGCTCTGGTCGGGTTCTGCTGGCCGACGCTCCGCCGGGCGCTGGTCGCCGGCCTGACTTTCGGCGTCGTCGTCCTGTCGGTCGTCGCCGTCCAGTTCGCCCTCGCCGGGAGTCTCGACGAGTACCTCGCGATGGGGCCACTGCTTGCGGTCAGCGTCGCCGTCCCGCTCGTCGCCGGCCCGCTCGGCGCCGCAGCCCGCGGACTCGTTCCGGACGCGCCGCTGTCGGACGAATCGTAGCTCGGCAGCGAGCGGCCGCTCACTCGTTCAGGTCGTCGATCAGCGCTTCGAGCGTCCCGATGTGCTCCTCGAACTTCTCGCGTCCCAGATCCGTGAGTTCGTAGGTGGTCTGGGGTTTACGGTCGACGAACTGCTTCTCGACGGCGACGCAGTCGGCGTCTTCCATCTTCCCGATGTGGCTGGCGAGGTTGCCCTCGGTCACGTCGAGCGCCTCTTTCAGGTCGGGGAAACTCGTCTCGCCGTGGCGGTAGAGGTAGGCGAAGATCTGGAGTCGCGTCGGCTGGTGGACGAGCTTGTCGAAATCCATGGGTCAGGCCCGCGTCAGGTACACGTAGGCGGCTATCGCGTACACGATGAAGAGGATGCCGAAGACGCCGACGCCGACGTAGCGCAGCGGTTCGGCGTGGGGGAGCGACGACGCGTAGAGCAGGACCCACGCGCCGCCGGCGTAGAAGGCCAGCCGGTCGCGCCGTCGGATCCGATAGGCCGTCAGCACGGCGCCGGTCACCAGCAGCCCGAGTCCGATCGTCGCGATGACCAGCCCGAAATACAACAGCGCCCGGTCGAGCCCAGGGATCTGCCCGGCTGCGTCGCCGGTGACGCCGGTCACGGCCAGCAGGAAGGCGCCCAGCGACCCGTAGACCGCTCGCCAGCTCGGCGCGCCCTCGGGCGTCTCGCGACTGGGGAGTCGCGCGGAGACCAGCCACAGCGTCGCGACCGCGACGACGCAGAACACGCCCCAGATCGTGACGTAGGCGGCCGCGCCGAGCGTCTCGTAGAGGAAGAACGTCGCCTGGACGAGCAGCGCCGCGACGCCGATGATCAGCCCGGCCACCAGCCACAGGCGGGCGCGACCCGGATACCGCTCGGCCAGCCCCATCGCGCCCTTGATGTCCGACAGCTGGCGCTGTAGCTCCTCCGGATCGACGTTCTCGGCGGCGTCGCTCACGGCGACCACCTCACCGTGGGAGGCTGTGCGTCCGTCGACCGGCGTGGGGTGTCGTGGCGTGTCGTCATGCGTTCGTGAAACAGCCGTTGGCGCCGTGTTGTCGGAGAGCCGGTAAGTCGATTCCGGAAGCGTCGGCGGGGACCACCGCCGAGCGACCTATCCCAGTTCCGCCGAGCGAAAGCGCAGGTAGCCGACCAGGGGTGCGCCGACGGTCCACGCGGCTAGAACCAGGACGTTGACCCACGGTTCGTAGCCGAGGTAGTCGGGTCGGTCGGCGAACTGTTCGAGGGCCGCGTACTCGCCGGGTGAACCGGCCCAGACGAGTTCCGGAAGGAGGTTGAAGTACGCGCCAGCGGGCGAGAGCGAGCCGATCAGGGCCCGCGCCGAATCGGAGACGCCCACGCCGGGGAGAGCGGCGACGGCGTCGAGCGCGGTCCCGAGGTTGAGGACCGGCAGTGGGCCGACCCAGAACGCCGACAGCAGGAAGTACGCGCCGACGACGCCGACCATCGCGCGCGACCGGGAGGCCACGGAGGCGGAGACGGCGAGGAAGACGCCGACCATCGCGAGCGCGAAGGCCGTCGAAAGCGCGCCGAGGACCAGGAATCGGGCGGGGTCGGGCGCGTGTTCGTAGGTCGCCAGCGCGACGGCGAAGGCGACGGCGACGCCCAGGGCGGTCGTCACCGCGGCGACGGCCGCGCGGGTGACGTACTTCCCGCGGACGTACGCCGCCCGCGAGTTCGGCAGGCCGAGGTGGTAAGTGATCGTCCCGCGCGCGCGGTCGCCGGCGACGGCGAGGTAAGCCAGCGGCGCGAGCAGGAGCGGGAGCGCCCAGGCCACCAGCGCCGAGAGGCCGAACGTCGTCCGCACGGGATGGGGGTGGACTTCGCTCGACCCGAGGAAGACCAGTCCCGCCAGGACCGCGAACGAAACGACGACGCCGACGACGGCGTACGAGCGCCTGATGCTGCGGAAGTCCGTGCGGGCGACCGTCGCGGTGCTCACGCCCGCTCACCTCCGGCAGTCGCGGCGCGGGCGTCGCCGTCGTCCGCGCGGCCCCCGGCGCCGTCGTTCGCGTCGGTCTCGGTGGCGGCCTCCGTTTCGGGTCCCTCGGCGGTGTAGGCCTCGAAGAGGTCTTCGAGGGAGGACTCCTCGATAGTCACGTCGGCGACGGTCGTACGGTCGTCCAACCGGCGGAGCGCGACCATCTTCGCGCCGGGTGCCGCGCAGGCCACCCGGACCGTCG
This DNA window, taken from Halosimplex litoreum, encodes the following:
- a CDS encoding winged helix-turn-helix domain-containing protein, which gives rise to MDFDKLVHQPTRLQIFAYLYRHGETSFPDLKEALDVTEGNLASHIGKMEDADCVAVEKQFVDRKPQTTYELTDLGREKFEEHIGTLEALIDDLNE
- a CDS encoding ABC transporter permease subunit, which codes for MSTATVARTDFRSIRRSYAVVGVVVSFAVLAGLVFLGSSEVHPHPVRTTFGLSALVAWALPLLLAPLAYLAVAGDRARGTITYHLGLPNSRAAYVRGKYVTRAAVAAVTTALGVAVAFAVALATYEHAPDPARFLVLGALSTAFALAMVGVFLAVSASVASRSRAMVGVVGAYFLLSAFWVGPLPVLNLGTALDAVAALPGVGVSDSARALIGSLSPAGAYFNLLPELVWAGSPGEYAALEQFADRPDYLGYEPWVNVLVLAAWTVGAPLVGYLRFRSAELG